The Ananas comosus cultivar F153 linkage group 22, ASM154086v1, whole genome shotgun sequence genome segment ccacgtctcggcgctgaggagatatgttttcgatccttctcacgtgattgacttcactccactagagattggcaaggatctgagatacgaggagcgaccggtgcggattcttgctcatgagacgaaagaattgcgcaaccgggtcatcccgtatatAAAAGTGTAGTGGTATGtctaagtttcgaggacgaaactttttatagtgggggaggatgtgagatccctggtgttcagcagttaaggcttgtcgacagctctggagagtgtcggggcATGTGAGATACTGAACCTTAGCAAATTAGCAAGGTTACAGTATAAGTTATGCTTGATTGAGCTCGAGACATTTTGCGCAAAATAGACGCAAAAAATAGACTTTGAAACTCAAGTTTCAAAGTAGAGGACTAAAGTTGAATATCGTagtaggtgaggggcttttgGATAATTGTCGCCTTTCAACCTTATCCCACAGCTTTAATTAGGATAAGGTGGCAGGTGCTACTAATTAAGGTtgctattctctctctctctctttatgttaGCTCGTGGGCACGgtggagagctcgagctcgggaggttttcgtcgtcgacgtcgcgccgcggtgccgttcgagcgtgcgttTGTCGTCGTAGCGTtgtgaggaggccgggcgaaGGTGTGatttcgccgttctcgacgtcgcgccgggtTGGATTTAGCTAgcgaggtgggtttatcatcggaatcCTATTTCTATAGTAttattggtcgacatgtatcgttaatattacaagttgttattgtttagctcaaattcaggagtaggtatgttttagacatattaactgaattgggagcatgttattagctgttattaatcatacatgttggacttggataaaacataggagaaaaccagtgTTCGGAATCTGTCATATGTTAAcctacctgatttagccttagGGGTCGTTGTACTTTTATACAGTTGCAATGTTCTCGTAGTAAGTACCCCAGGTAGTCTAATTTActgttacactcgtgctgggatgccgaatctatttttacagtagtgtttagactgttccggactagtgggtgccgtcgcggttgacggtagACCCGGATTTCGGCATTTTGAGATCCgattgtgccgatggcacgtGACTAGTGGTTAGTAGCCAATTGGACTTattttcttgactttagcctgtgagagcctgattgagctcgacagagatacgcttgcatactcggttgggtcgcgcccacgagttgccgctccggagtttggctttgtgctttcgcgttgatgtCACTGACTAGTTTTGCTATCCACGGACTATTTTGCGTGGAGGTAGCGtggcttagacaggcgggacgggtgagTTCACAGTCcccgggacgggtgtgttcacagtccctattaagattgggtcagatttgacagtTACTACAGtttgatagtatagtggcaggtagctgtagatttctttccagctttaaCTACTAGTTTGTTTCTGACTGTAGTCTTAGTGGGTGggccgatgatgttgagggcggtacccactgaggactacttatttttacagtagttctcacgcccagttgttaccactgttttgcagagccacaggttccggctgctgcgccttctgcggatcaggatcgaggcaagagcgtcgcgagttagagccctacccgacgtgctgagctaaaggtacccctactgcaggtagatgttttgtttcgagtttatgtacatagtagacttaactcgccagtgcgagtagctctgtattttggatttggactatatatatgaaactcagtttgtttagcttctgttttctctagcagctctctactactgttcgtagtagtgttggATTTATAGGTACAactgtcgcttcgtatataggaaaaatttctttgtatacggcggatttgtcggcgtgcccggggaacgagacatccggggtgtcacgccccggggctcagcggaagcctacccggcacgtgtccagacccgccatacgtctaaaacatataaggcgtctacaaaattttgataaatgaAACAGTAatacaagagatctagtgatatcagagcattgtacaactagttctataacaaggaaAAGGACATAAAGTTGGAAATccactaaatacaaaaaaacataaagtaagtacgaTAGGAatccataacaagtgctaaacaaAGTACaaggtagtctctctatacatggtacaaaacctctccctctctctaaccCAAATAaagaaggagtaaccacctagcgcaaaagaactctccccGAGCTAGCTatgcgacacccttgccgcgatcccgtgcctccgccggtgccgaaggctctgaaaaggaaacatagaaacaggggcgtgagaactattgaataatagtttccagtgggcaattactcatttcagtgaaatgcgccactaggccgaACTACAACAAAAAAGAAGGGTCAGTGTACAAGTATAAGCCAAAGCGATAAAACAACtaggaaataaatatgaatactatccctccatgatgtctctacttagcatgacttgcataagtaagaaggcaactactacaagtatgtgcacaagagtatccaacatgcaaatacataagtatgcaactaacccaatacccacaatgtaaatagtaaaggtgtcattgtttactattctagtcaatgtccacttgtcactttatctgttaaagttcaactctgataagacccacctgaaggctgtctggcataagacccacccgaaggctgtctggctttaccgtgcctaatggccccgtggtagtcaacatccccaccctaggaatgagcctttctcATGGCAaaccacttcggcgcccaatcccgcacggcgaacatatcgcgatggccaactccggagtgccggcttgtagggagcgaccctcacaagcatgtgcgaatgagcacaatggcaagcatgcataCGATccgtcacaagtaccaagtcctcatgagtaatacatggaatatatcacatatctcataggcctatctctatgtcatcatgttgcagtttcatagtttactagtttcaaatgcctctttatgacacttttgttcaacaagtctaagcatgataattatgtttataatgcataattCTAGTGATTTCCATTATACATAATGAGTTCCCAACTCGCAACAAGAACCACTCCTCTCATGCATGCTACCAACACAtataactctactatatagagtgaaaattttatgatacataaggcatgcatgttaagtgttctaaaatttttataaattataaataatatggaTTTGCACTTAGAAATGCTTTACGACGAGtatagaaagcataggggccatttcgcctcGTGTtcaagaagccaaacccaccaaaacacTCGCGATCCTTCGTAAGCTCAGACGAAGGTGTcgactagcctcctagcaccctagagatGTAGGAATAAGGGTCAAACAAACGTAACGAACAACTACaaggttgatcattaaccatctcaagctagggttggaaaaaactcacctcaagtgaaaaaccctctcttaatcttcaaatgggaggtagaggtcttccaatctaacctatataaaggttccaaaccattccaatgagatcaagaagcttcaaatcaagaatccccaaatctaaccctaaaatccaaaatctagggtttaaacaagcaaaaagccacaaaactaagatctagaggaaggaaccttgccacttacctctagaatgctccaatccaagctcaaaatcttctaggtttgaagattgatccaccacaaagctccaaaagcaagctccaagcctccaaaggtgagaaatgaggaagaagatggtgctccaaggcctctaagcaagctcctctcctctccttctccttcttctccttccctttctctctctagaagtgtagggagagtgtgagggagagaaaatgagagtgagagggggtAGAGAGGCTGCCTAaagcctctaaggtaacaaaatccacttaggcccctcaaaaatccactctgtgcactgcccggtctgggccgcttacgcgctgagggaccggtctctccctgccagggaccggtctctcggctcGTCCCGCAAAACCAGCGTTCGGAAACCGGCCTCTcacagccagggaccggttgcctcaatcCCTGTCGCAGCACtgtgctgaggggaccggtctctcatatcagggaccggtccccgagagtgaaaactctcaggacttgccaaaactctagagatcgaacttttaggccggtatatattgacgaccctccaccaagtgtggaaaagttcggaatacatattgaacacttgaacctcgcaatttgcaaaggtccagtgtgctacacggggcgtgacagggcaagtctgagtcgcgttggcgtgaaatagatgtaaaacagactctatgctACTCGAGAGCAACATTTGGCAAGAGAATATGCAAATAGCAggttctctgcttgctgtaccggtacagcaagcatggtgtaccggtacactgcactggctgcgcgcagactgctctcgggttggcttctagtaccggtacacggggccgtgtaccagtacaccagggtaggtgagatggcattttggtaattttgaGCCTCGTATGTATCACCCATCCCATCCCTCTCTATTTATGTACGTGtagagttgagagagagagagagtttactGGTTtattctccatctctctctagCATCGGTTGAGCAAGGAGGAGCTCGAGTGGAGTTGCCGTGGAGCTCGGattgtcgccgacgtcgcgccgcggagccgtttgAGCGTACGGTTGCCGTCGTAGCATCGTGTGGAGGCCCGGCGAGGGTGCGTTTTCGTCGTTCTCGACGCAGCACCGGAGTTCGAATAACTTTTGAGGTGAGATGTTCATCAAGTTCCTCCAACCATTGCAAGTCCTTACTACTTCAAGCTCAAGGATGCTGTTTTATAGAATTCTAGCATCGACTGTtggtatttcagctcgtacgcgacgtaagAGTGTTGGAttgcgacgaaacttggttatttggattcaggacttcgagagaaatccacgaagcccaagATTGCTGAATTTGGtaaaggttagcttggtcgaaactctgtttctctctgttgttgttgttttgagCAGAATTGGTGTTTATTGTGGGTTTCTATGTTTAGATCATTGGAGCGTTGTTGTTGCTGGTTCGGTGAGTTGCAGCCGAGCTTGGCAGGGACTCCGGTAACCTTCTTCGCTGCCGgggattagcttttgaggtgggttttcaTCGGGTTTACTCCTAAGTAGAGATTAGTAGACATGTATAGTTTCTGATTGTTTATACTCCGTACTAGCTTAAATTCATTGAGTAGCATATTGGctgaaatatgaatttgaagCATGTTATAGAATCTAGTTAAgctatacatgttggacttggaaattaaattaggagaaaaccgacgatttggacctgtcacctgttaCACTACCtaatttagctttaggagccgttgTAAATTTCTATCATTGCAATATTGGTGTGATGGATACCTCAAGTAGTTTAGagttcagttacgctcgtgctgagatgcctaACGTATTTTTATAGTAGCATTcagactgtttcggactgttgggtgctgtcggggttgacggtggacctatATCGCTGTTTTGgcatcggattgtgccgagggcacgtgacctgtttgttgttagaccagttagagtcggttacttgactttggcttgtgagagccggattgagctcggcagagatacgctgtatactcagttgggtagctcccacgagtgccactccggagacgggcgccgtgctttcgcgttggtgtcgttcattgccagttggacttgctctccatggactggatagtgtggaggtagctggatagtcccaACTGGACGggatgggtgtattcacagtccctggggCGGGTATGTTTAtagtccctaaagagattgggtcaggattgactTTTCTATAGTAGATTagtttagagcatgatagtgtaataacgcgtagctgtagattttattctATCAATTATTACTATCTTCGcttccttctgtagacttagtgggtggactaTGATGTTGACGGCGgcacccactaaggactacttatttttacagtagttctcacgccttgtTGTTACtccgtttttgcagagccatcgtcttcgactgctgctattgctgatcaggatcgaggcaagggcgttgcgagctagagccctacccgatgAGTCGCGGTGATAGAGGATCCCCTACTACAGGTAGTCGTACTTTTggtttttgagttcatgtacatacagttattgtaactcgctggagcgagtacttTTGGTATGgttttatgtatgtatatgagactTGTTTTGTTCTACCTGTTTAGTTtctttacagctctatactactatttgtagtattgtatgttttacaggttcaactatcgcttcgtatacagggaaaatttctttgtatatggcggatttgtcagcgtgcccggggaacgtgtaatccggggcgtgacatttatttaaatagatttaactattaaattatttttatataacttttatttaattaataattagacttacaaaattatataaaaatattaaaaaagtaaaatttattataaaatatttttatatccacaGCATTGCGCGGATATTTcactagtaaataaataaataaatggtgtACGAGCCATAAAAAACTGAGCCAAttaagaaactatttttatctATTCACTATATCGATAAAAATTTTcgtaaattttgtaaaaattctcGTAGCATCCaaaattacatcatttttcattaGAATAATTATCTAACTTCTAAACcatattatttaagtaatttgatttataaaaacaaatatacttaataaattataaatatttgatggcTCAAGTTTTTTTTAGCACGTGCATTGTAGGTGCATTAACATATAACTAGTGAAATAACCCGTGCGATGCAATgggtagataataaaaaaattatagaaaaaataaaaaaatagaaatatagatattttatgATTGTTAAGAATTGAGCAGACAGCGATGGCACCATACACCATCTTTTTTGAGGATGCATGAGGAACAACGGATGGGGGCCGAAGGGCTCAGAATAGCGAGCaagaggaaaaggaggagagaaaaagaaattctaaaATCATGGGTGGAGATATTTTTACCAAATCGCTCCGTAGATGAGATGATGGAAGAGAGAGATGCCACTGTCGGTtagggaaataaaaaaagtaaaagatatgagaaaaaaaaaaagagagagagagaaagaaagaaagttcAATAATGTGGTtgtgagagtgtgagggagaggaatGGTTTTactaagataaaaaagaatagagaaaaatttaaaataaatagtggATCCTACTATTCTCAAATTAAGGTGGTACATTTATGTTGGATTTATCATGAGAAATCATGTATTGGTATAGATATATGTAAGCAGGGATGTAAAACAGGCCAAGCGGCACGTGGGCCGCCCGACCCGGCACGGCCTCGGGCCGGGCTACAACACGGCATGGGTACTATAGCATCCGAGCTGGGCTAGCTCGGCCCGAGGCCCATGGCCCAAGGCAATTTTGCCTTGGGCCATGTGGTCTGAGCTCTTAGGGAGGAGGATTGAGCCCTCCTCCCCAGGAGCTCTCCTCCCAAGGTTTGCTGGGCAGGCCTTGGGAGGAGgacttttggtccaatggaccaaagaatttttggtccattggaccaaaagtctattacatttttctttttttttaaaataaataataccaaattaatttattttttaaaaattaaatatttactttagtataattatttttataattttttaatattttaattaaaaatattaatttaaataaaaatatttatttttatattttaaatttcatactaaattttttaaaaaaattttaaaaaatatttgtaggCAGCGCCAAAGCATGGCCTggccggcacggcccgtgcCTTCCGGGCCAATGGGCGTGCCGGGCCAGTGGGTAGAGAACGTGGCCCGGTACGACCAGGTCCGAAATTAAATCCGAGCCAGACTGGGCCGGACTCTATAGTCCATTTTAGTCTGAAAAATGTAGGCCGTGTAGGTCcagcacggcccacattacaccccctAATTATATATGCCCAGATCCACGCGGAACCCATCGTCCACCATCTCCCTCAGCAGGCTGCATCCGTCGTGGACCTTGcacaaaatatataatgtaaacACACAAAATAAGCAGAAGCGGGCTTGCACAAAAAAGGCAGAAGCGGAGGAGCGCAGAAAGACagagacgaagacgaagacgaaaaCTCGGGCTCGGCATTCCAACAAAACCACTCCAATGGGAGGGACAGCCACAAACGCCGAGACCTCTTCCCCCTCCTGCCCGTCCACCCCGCGGAAATACTACTTCTACTACGGCCACCGCGCCCCCTCCCGCAACCACCGCCCCGTCGTGCGCGGCGGCCTCTTCTCCAGCCTCAAATCCCTCCCTCGCCGTCCCCCATCTCTtccccctccctcctcctcctccttcgactTCCGCTCCTGGGATCCCTTCCCTTCCCCTTCCGGAccgccctccccctccccctcccaacCGTGTCTCTCCGCCGCCGACCGCCGGCTCTCCCCTCTGGCCCGCTTCGTCCTCGGCGTCCTCCGCCGGCACGGCCGCTGGGGCGTCCCCGTCGTCTCCGAGCTGTCCAAGCTCCGGCGCGTGCCCCCCTCCCTGGTGGCCGAGGTCCTCCGGTCCCCTCGCCCCCGGCTCCCGCCCTCCCTCTCCACCCCCTTCTTCCTCTGGGCCTCCCGCCAGCGCCTCTTCCGCCCCTCCTTCGCCTGCTTCAACGCCCTTGCCCACTCTCTCCACGCCTCCCGCCTCCCAGCCGCCGCCGACCAGGTCCCCGACCTCATGCTCGCCCTCGGCAAGCCTCCTTCGGAGAAGCAGCTCGACGTCCTCGTCCGCCTCCACTCCCGCGCCAGCCGCCCCCTCCGCGCCCTCCACGCCCTCCGCCGCTTCCGCTCCCATTTCGGCCTCCGCCCCCGCGTCTTCCTCTACAACCGCGTCCTCCACGCCCTCGTCTCCGCCGGCCACCTCGACCTCGCCCTCTCCCTCCACCGCGACCTCCGCGCCGACGGCCTCAGGGAGGACGCCCTCACCTTCACCATCCTCGCCAAGGGCCTCTGCCGCGCCGCCCGCATCgaccccctcctccgcctcctccaccgCATGCGCGCTGAGCTCTGCCGACCTGACCTCTTTGCCTACACCGCCATGCTCAAGCTGCTCCTGGCCGCCCCCGCGAACACGAGCATGGACGGCTGCCTCACGCTCTGGGACGAGATGCGCAAGGATGGTGTCGAGCCCGACGTCATGGCCTACGCCACCATGATCTCGGGCCTCTGCAACTTTGGGCGGGCTGACAAGGCCCGTGAATTGTTCGAcgaaatgaagaagaagaagaagttccTGATCGACCGCTCCGTGTACGGGGCTCTCATCCGGGGGTTCGTGGCGGAGGGCAAGGTCGACGACGGATGCAGCCTGCTGAGGGAGATGGTGGACGATGGGTACCGCGTGGATCTGGACATATATAATTCCCTTATCGGCGGACTCTGCGGTGTTGGGAGAGCCGATAATGCCCGTAAGCTCTTCATGATCGTAGTGAAGGAAGGTCTCGTGCCGAATTTTCAGACTGTGACTCCACTGCTGGCCTCCTACGCTGACGGCGGAGAGATGAGCAAGTTTTTCCGATTGGTCGATCGGCTGGTTGAGTTGGCATTGCCGGTTATTGATCACCTGTCTGATTTCTTCACTTCTTTTGTGGGGAAGAGCGGGAGAGAATTTAAAGCTGTGGAGGTGTTTGAGTCCGCGAAAGGAAAAGGTTATTGCAGTGTCGGCATCTACAATATTCTTGTTGAGAGCCTTTACAAGATCAAGGAAAGGAAGCAGGTGCTTTTGTTATTCGAGGAAATGAAGGGTTCGAAAGAATTCCAGCCGGATTCGTGTACGTATAGTCTCGTCATCCCTTGCTTTGTCGATGAGGGGGATGTCAGAGAGGCGTGCTCTTGCTACAATTCAATGATGCAATCGTCTTGGACGCCGAGCGTCTCGGCCTACTGCTCTCTCGTAAAAGGGCTATGCAAGATCGGGGAGATAAATGCAGCTCTTACGCTTGTCAAGGATTGCCTTGGGAGTGTAACAAGTGGTCCGATGGAATTTAAATACACCTTGACGATTCTCGATGCTTGCAGATCAAAAAAGCCAGAGAAGGTCATTCAGATATTTGACGAGATGATTGAACTAGGTTATCTGTTGGAAGATGTTGTATATTGTGCTGTCATTCATGGTTTCTGTAAGTACGCGAGCTCAGGAGAAGCAAGAAAGGTTCTTGCAGTTATGAGAGATCGCAAGCTTCTCACTGATGCTAATTATATTGCTTATGAGGAAATACTAAATGAGCATTTGAAGAAGATGACTGCGGGCTTAGTGATCTCAGGTTTGAAGTTCTTCGGCCTTGAATCAAAATTGAAATGGACGGCCAACCCGGATTAACCATGGCTAGGAAAAAAGGTGCTGTCTCTTGcacttatttttctttcatgtCTTGTGCTTACAAACTTTTTGCAAATTGATATATTCTCAAGTTGTTGATCATGCTAATGATAAAATAATCTCTCAGAATTTACAGAAGACATTGGCatatcctatggtttaataatttatatgcaGAACTTCCTGATTGTTTCTTTTTATCATTAGTCTCAGGATTATAGGTCATAGTATTGGAACATGTTCTTTCACCCTGTTTCTGGCAAGGTGCATTCATTTTCAACCACTATTAAGTCATTTTAGCGCCTTAGTTAGCCTGAAGAAACATATAtcaattgtcaattttgtgatgGTATTGCTGatttcatttgagcatatcttaaattttgagtttaaagCATTTAAAGTGTCTCCGCAAGTGAGAATGTTTAGTTGCTTTTCTTAGTCTTATGCTTCGGTTGAATGCATTTTAGCGAATactgagtgaaaaaaaaattgaagtcaTAAATTATATTAGAGGGTATAAAAGCATTTAACTTTGTTTCAATATGGTATCTGTGGAGACTATATCTTCCTAGTCTGGGCTTTGGAAATGTGATAAAAATGAAGATTATGAGTTTTTCCGATCATTATGGAGGTGCTTGAAGACTAGTTGTCAGACTATAGTTGTCTGAATTTAATGTGACTTAATGCagtttaataaaaagaaaattggtTATGTCCAGACTCGAGTATGAAGGCATTGTGTTTAATTGGTTATATTGGAAAGCATTTTTCATAATGAATCGGCTTCTCGCGATAATTCTCAAATGCATAAAGTGGTAGCGTGAATGTCTTTCAAACTGTGATCTCCTTTATTAACAATTTAACGCTACTGCTTGTCTACTAGAATTAAGTGGAGACTTAAATCTACGTTGTTTCCTTCTGTTCAAAGTAATTGTGCCAAAATTCTGAAAgatattctttttctatttgctACTTTAATATATGTTTGAAGCGGCTAAAGTTTTTTTAATTGCGTTTTGCGGATGGGGCTAGGTCTTTATTTTGGATGCCTTATCGAGGTATAGAGCGGTTGATGCTCATGAAGCTGAAAATATAGTGGAGCGAGTTACTTCATGTCTCCAACATGCAAATTGTGCTATAGTGGTTTCTGCTGTCaaagtatgttttttttttttttttttttttttttttttcaattgttgGCATATTTCTTGTTAATGAAATAAGATAATAAGAAGTTTGAACTAACACAAGCACTTAAATGAAGGAAGCGACATGTGCATCTCATtgaggctaaattacaaaaaccaCCCCTGCCACTTTCTCCTTTACCCCAACTTACACGACCCACCCTTCCTAATGCACACGTTTTTCAAATGCTTCAGTTTTGACCTTGCATTTACTCTTTTCTTGAGTAGGGAAGACTGGAGTTCTAATATAAAGCTTTGCAAAGACAAGTTGGCAGACGACAATGGTTATTATTAATGGAAAAGGATCACACAAACTGAATAAATCATTTGAGAAACTGCCAATTTGGATAGCTCTTATGAAGATACAGAAATGCCTGGAAAATGATTTTTAATGTGAAACAAGCCTGATTCTTTGGAGAATGATGCTATCTAAATCAGATATTCAAGAGATGCCTGGAACATGATTTTGAATTGTCaaacatttttgtttttgaagTAATCTAAAATGGAGTTGTGATATAACacctcaattaaaaaaaataacagcgGCAGTCTAAATAGCAAAGCTTTCAGTACAATGTTGagtcattaa includes the following:
- the LOC109727155 gene encoding pentatricopeptide repeat-containing protein At4g20740 produces the protein MGGTATNAETSSPSCPSTPRKYYFYYGHRAPSRNHRPVVRGGLFSSLKSLPRRPPSLPPPSSSSFDFRSWDPFPSPSGPPSPSPSQPCLSAADRRLSPLARFVLGVLRRHGRWGVPVVSELSKLRRVPPSLVAEVLRSPRPRLPPSLSTPFFLWASRQRLFRPSFACFNALAHSLHASRLPAAADQVPDLMLALGKPPSEKQLDVLVRLHSRASRPLRALHALRRFRSHFGLRPRVFLYNRVLHALVSAGHLDLALSLHRDLRADGLREDALTFTILAKGLCRAARIDPLLRLLHRMRAELCRPDLFAYTAMLKLLLAAPANTSMDGCLTLWDEMRKDGVEPDVMAYATMISGLCNFGRADKARELFDEMKKKKKFLIDRSVYGALIRGFVAEGKVDDGCSLLREMVDDGYRVDLDIYNSLIGGLCGVGRADNARKLFMIVVKEGLVPNFQTVTPLLASYADGGEMSKFFRLVDRLVELALPVIDHLSDFFTSFVGKSGREFKAVEVFESAKGKGYCSVGIYNILVESLYKIKERKQVLLLFEEMKGSKEFQPDSCTYSLVIPCFVDEGDVREACSCYNSMMQSSWTPSVSAYCSLVKGLCKIGEINAALTLVKDCLGSVTSGPMEFKYTLTILDACRSKKPEKVIQIFDEMIELGYLLEDVVYCAVIHGFCKYASSGEARKVLAVMRDRKLLTDANYIAYEEILNEHLKKMTAGLVISGLKFFGLESKLKWTANPD